In Microcaecilia unicolor chromosome 1, aMicUni1.1, whole genome shotgun sequence, the following are encoded in one genomic region:
- the GJD4 gene encoding gap junction delta-4 protein: MEQWDILGLLAIILSYNVTIVGKIWLALMTLLRLAVIVFAGFSLYQDEQERFICNTLQPGCSNVCYDAFFPVSHFRFWLVQTMCVLLPYTIFIVHVLHHASLQFAAGPSSSKEISSSTNSPKTYGAENVALQDFSGAYIIHLLLRTITEAAFSAGQYFLFGFLVPQSFSCHQPPCTSAIDCYISRPTEKSIMVIFIWGISGVSIFLSVVDLICVIQTQIKVKTLIKEQLRINSASVQEELYSTTIKKHTEYHQNLEGSRHHLFLSDLEKRKDNPTAPASLLSEQGATSSLHSEIFTHDTTTSNINTNSNKKLDEFLVCPSLTHPVGNVVAECNASEPHSSTHWQSRKGWHDKNPPPRNGRESLLPNIKYLGEGCPLEAISCDLQSNSSNNIRATKSQWV, from the coding sequence gaAAGATCTGGTTGGCATTAATGACTTTACTTCGACTGGCAGTGATTGTTTTTGCAGGATTTTCACTCTATCAAGATGAACAGGAACGGTTCATTTGCAATACACTGCAACCAGGGTGTTCCAATGTTTGCTATGATGCTTTCTTCCCTGTGTCCCACTTCAGATTTTGGCTTGTGCAGACAATGTGTGTTTTGCTGCCTTACACCATATTCATTGTTCATGTCCTGCATCATGCTTCCTTGCAATTTGCTGCAGGTCCTTCTAGCTCCAAAGAGATCAGTTCCTCCActaactcaccaaaaacctatggGGCAGAGAATGTGGCCTTACAAGATTTCTCAGGGGCATATATAATTCATCTCCTGTTGAGGACCATCACTGAGGCTGCGTTCAGTGCAGGGCAATATTTCCTCTTCGGATTTTTGGTTCCCCAAAGTTTCAGCTGCCATCAGCCTCCCTGCACCAGTGCTATTGACTGCTACATCTCTAGACCAACAGAGAAATCCATCATGGTGATTTTCATTTGGGGTATCAGTGGTGTCTCCATATTCCTTAGTGTGGTCGATCTGATCTGCGTGATACAAACTCAAATAAAAGTTAAAACTCTCATAAAGGAGCAGCTGAGAATTAACAGTGCTTCTGTCCAAGAAGAGCTGTACTCAACCACAATAAAGAAGCACACGGAGTACCATCAAAATCTAGAAGGGAGCAGACATCATCTTTTTCTTTCTGACCTTGAGAAGAGAAAGGACAATCCCACAGCACCTGCTTCGCTTCTTTCTGAACAGGGGGCTACCAGTTCTCTTCATTCGGAAATCTTCACTCATGACACCACTACATCTAATATCAACACAAACAGTAATAAGAAATTAGATGAGTTCTTGGTTTGCCCCAGTCTTACCCACCCCGTTGGCAATGTAGTGGCCGAGTGTAATGCCAGCGAACCTCACAGTAGCACCCATTGGCAGAGTAGAAAGGGATGGCATGACAAAAACCCCCCACCTAGAAATGGCAGAGAGTCTCTTCTACCCAACATCAAGTACTTGGGAGAGGGCTGCCCATTGGAAGCAATATCATGTGATCTGCAATCTAATTCCTCCAATAATATCAGAGCCACAAAATCTCAGTGGGTATAA